Proteins from a genomic interval of Kitasatospora kifunensis:
- a CDS encoding alpha/beta hydrolase family protein: MTATLRTAPPLRRLSFTFAADGSHAACLAAGSDGGWYAESWRLTTDAPAEPTALLLPGGRCEQLRSQLVSLPDGRVLSCRHDGERHDLVLLSAADTRATEAAADAGATEAAVEQPLATLRMPGLRLLPMPVDQPAAAHAPVAVALGTETHPHPSAGGGATATTTAWLVYADGRAPCRVAELPGLHGGGVWLDRAGRLLALDRVHAGVIKTVALDLRLGTVTPLLEIAERSNDRLLLCDPDTGFLLLRSDAPGEDRLGWGVLGSTDPVRFPDCLHACGRLLRPVAVEPGAPEATQSRVAVQLDHGASSALALWRPSAGQLEPLAVPPGRLGAIGHWSAAGLRMPYSAPDHPAALATLQVELLRDQALPALAPVASGLAPGLSRGSAAELAWSPSPAWSPTTLTVARAGWRLDASAAPGAGGGWHGARCVELAGPAGPLEAVVYGGEGWLSSPQLVLALHGGPGDAWRLEFDPALQRMAAAGLAVLAPNQRGSTGYGTAHAMAIRGAWGGPDLADVLTLLAGVATRRAALGLAPPALFGVSYGAFLALLAAAHAPREQVARCAVVAPFLSGARLLAEAAAPVRALTSRLGGGQALEDALGPRDVLLLADRLTAPLLVVHGDRDEAVPVSQSRALRHELLRLGRVEGTDFRYVEAAGSGHEVLAEEGSAVLHELLADFLRGGRTG, encoded by the coding sequence GTGACCGCCACCCTGCGCACGGCGCCACCCCTGCGCCGACTGAGCTTCACCTTCGCCGCCGACGGCTCGCACGCCGCCTGCCTGGCGGCCGGTTCGGACGGCGGCTGGTACGCCGAGAGTTGGCGGCTGACCACGGACGCGCCGGCCGAGCCCACCGCCCTGCTGCTGCCGGGCGGCCGCTGCGAGCAACTGCGCTCGCAGTTGGTCTCCCTGCCGGACGGGCGGGTGCTGAGCTGTCGACACGACGGGGAGCGCCACGACCTGGTGCTGCTGTCGGCGGCCGACACCCGGGCCACCGAGGCGGCAGCCGACGCCGGGGCCACCGAGGCGGCGGTGGAGCAGCCGCTGGCCACCCTGCGGATGCCGGGTCTTCGCCTGCTGCCCATGCCGGTTGACCAACCGGCGGCCGCGCACGCGCCGGTGGCCGTGGCCCTCGGCACCGAGACCCACCCCCACCCGTCGGCCGGTGGCGGCGCCACCGCGACCACCACCGCCTGGCTGGTGTACGCCGACGGGCGCGCCCCGTGCCGGGTCGCCGAACTCCCCGGGCTGCACGGCGGCGGGGTCTGGCTGGACCGCGCCGGCCGGTTGCTCGCCCTGGACCGGGTGCACGCCGGCGTGATCAAGACCGTCGCGCTCGACCTGCGGCTCGGCACGGTGACCCCGCTGCTGGAGATCGCCGAGCGCAGCAACGACCGGCTGCTGCTCTGCGACCCCGACACCGGCTTCCTGCTGCTGCGCAGCGACGCTCCCGGCGAGGACCGGCTGGGCTGGGGCGTCCTGGGCAGCACCGACCCCGTGCGCTTCCCCGACTGCCTGCACGCCTGCGGTCGACTGCTGCGGCCCGTGGCTGTGGAACCCGGGGCACCGGAGGCGACGCAGAGCCGGGTGGCCGTCCAGCTCGACCACGGCGCCTCCTCGGCACTGGCCCTGTGGCGGCCGAGCGCCGGGCAGTTGGAGCCGCTGGCAGTGCCTCCTGGCCGGCTCGGCGCGATCGGCCACTGGTCGGCGGCCGGACTGCGGATGCCGTACTCCGCGCCCGATCACCCGGCCGCGCTCGCCACCCTGCAGGTCGAGCTGCTGCGCGACCAGGCGCTCCCGGCGCTGGCACCGGTGGCCAGCGGGCTGGCACCCGGGCTGTCCCGGGGCTCGGCGGCCGAGCTGGCCTGGTCGCCGAGCCCGGCGTGGTCGCCCACCACGCTGACGGTGGCTCGGGCCGGTTGGCGGCTGGACGCCAGCGCCGCCCCCGGCGCGGGAGGCGGCTGGCACGGTGCGCGCTGCGTGGAGCTGGCCGGTCCCGCCGGGCCGCTGGAGGCCGTGGTGTACGGCGGCGAGGGCTGGCTGAGCAGCCCCCAGCTGGTGCTCGCGCTGCACGGCGGTCCGGGCGACGCCTGGCGCCTGGAGTTCGACCCGGCGCTGCAACGGATGGCCGCCGCCGGTCTGGCGGTGCTGGCACCCAACCAGCGCGGCAGCACCGGCTACGGCACCGCCCACGCGATGGCGATCCGCGGCGCCTGGGGCGGGCCCGACCTGGCCGACGTGCTCACCCTGCTGGCGGGCGTCGCCACCCGCCGCGCCGCCCTGGGCCTGGCGCCGCCCGCCCTGTTCGGCGTCAGCTACGGCGCCTTCCTGGCCCTGCTGGCCGCCGCCCACGCGCCGCGCGAGCAGGTGGCGCGCTGCGCGGTGGTGGCCCCGTTCCTGTCCGGTGCGCGGCTGTTGGCCGAGGCCGCCGCGCCGGTGCGGGCGCTGACCAGCAGGCTCGGCGGCGGCCAGGCGCTGGAGGATGCCTTGGGCCCGCGCGACGTACTGCTGCTGGCCGATCGCCTGACCGCGCCGCTGCTGGTGGTCCACGGCGACCGGGACGAGGCCGTACCCGTCAGTCAGTCCCGCGCGCTGCGGCACGAGTTGCTGCGGCTGGGCCGGGTGGAGGGCACCGACTTCCGCTACGTGGAGGCGGCCGGGTCCGGCCACGAGGTGCTCGCCGAGGAGGGCTCGGCCGTGCTGCACGAGCTGCTGGCCGACTTCCTGCGCGGCGGTCGAACCGGCTAG
- a CDS encoding VenA family class IV lanthipeptide, which produces METMTSFETDLAALQDLPETESVELNGHGSGCQFTCLVLTCLIFTIA; this is translated from the coding sequence ATGGAGACCATGACCAGCTTCGAGACCGACCTCGCCGCTCTGCAGGACCTGCCGGAGACGGAGTCCGTCGAGCTGAACGGCCACGGCAGCGGGTGCCAGTTCACCTGCCTGGTCCTGACCTGCCTGATCTTCACCATCGCCTGA
- a CDS encoding class I SAM-dependent methyltransferase, whose translation MTETREQTGPAPEVLAAFTAADGFMPVDEGLALYAAAVEAAGRTGLPVLEIGTYCGRSAILLADAARRTGTVALTVDHHRGSEEQQPGWEYHDATLVDPEVGLMDTLPRFRRTLHAAGLEQHVIALVGRSPQVAAVWGGKLALVFIDGGHTDEHAGGDYQGWVPHLAADGLLVVHDVFPDPADGGQAPYRVYLRALAEGFEEVSVTGSLRVLRRAAA comes from the coding sequence ATGACCGAGACCCGGGAGCAGACCGGCCCCGCGCCCGAGGTCCTCGCGGCCTTCACCGCTGCGGACGGCTTCATGCCCGTCGACGAGGGCCTGGCGCTCTACGCCGCCGCCGTCGAGGCCGCCGGGCGCACCGGTCTGCCGGTACTGGAGATCGGCACCTACTGCGGCCGCTCGGCGATCCTGCTGGCCGACGCCGCCCGGCGCACCGGCACCGTGGCGCTGACCGTGGACCACCACCGCGGCTCCGAGGAACAGCAGCCCGGCTGGGAGTACCACGACGCCACCCTGGTCGACCCCGAGGTCGGCCTGATGGACACCCTGCCCCGCTTCCGCCGCACCCTGCACGCGGCCGGCCTGGAGCAGCACGTGATCGCGCTGGTCGGCCGCTCACCGCAGGTCGCGGCCGTCTGGGGCGGCAAGCTCGCCCTGGTCTTCATCGACGGCGGCCACACCGACGAGCACGCGGGCGGCGACTACCAGGGCTGGGTGCCGCACCTGGCCGCGGACGGACTGCTGGTGGTGCACGACGTCTTCCCCGACCCGGCGGACGGTGGCCAGGCACCCTACCGGGTGTACCTGCGGGCGCTGGCCGAGGGCTTCGAGGAGGTCTCGGTCACCGGCTCGCTGCGGGTGCTGCGCCGCGCGGCGGCCTGA
- a CDS encoding N-acetylmuramoyl-L-alanine amidase gives MNRTTRTSLSPLLAAPLGLLTLLALSGCGTDASASAGAAPASAPASEPSSALPASPSATAPSASPSPSSTATATATATTGKPLAGRTIVLDPGHNPGNVDHTTEINRQVDVGNGHKECDTTGTETDAGYTEAEYTLDVVHRLRGLLQGLGATVLLTQDGDRPFGPCVDERAAIGNNAHADAAISVHGDGGPASGSGFHVIMPAKVVAGKADNSAIVAPSHRLGLLIRDSFHAATAEPYADYVASLGLDTRSDLGGLNLSTVPKVFIECGNMRNATDAQRMTDPQWRQRAAQGLADGLTGFLAAGG, from the coding sequence GTGAACCGCACCACCCGCACCTCGCTCTCCCCCCTGCTGGCCGCACCGCTCGGCCTGCTCACCCTGCTCGCCCTGTCCGGCTGCGGCACCGACGCCAGCGCGAGTGCCGGCGCGGCACCCGCTTCGGCGCCCGCCTCGGAACCCTCCTCGGCCCTCCCGGCCTCGCCCAGCGCCACCGCGCCATCCGCGAGCCCGAGCCCGTCCTCCACCGCCACCGCCACCGCGACCGCGACCACCGGTAAGCCGCTGGCCGGCAGGACCATCGTGCTCGACCCCGGCCACAACCCGGGCAACGTCGACCACACCACCGAGATCAACCGGCAGGTGGACGTGGGCAACGGGCACAAGGAGTGCGACACCACCGGCACCGAGACCGACGCCGGCTACACCGAGGCCGAGTACACCCTCGACGTCGTCCACCGGCTCCGCGGCCTGCTGCAGGGCCTGGGCGCCACCGTGCTGCTCACCCAGGACGGCGACCGCCCCTTCGGCCCCTGCGTGGACGAACGCGCGGCGATCGGCAACAACGCGCACGCCGACGCGGCGATCTCCGTCCACGGTGACGGCGGCCCGGCCTCCGGCAGCGGCTTCCACGTGATCATGCCCGCCAAGGTGGTGGCCGGAAAGGCCGACAACAGCGCCATCGTCGCCCCCTCGCACCGCCTCGGGCTGCTGATCCGCGACAGCTTCCACGCCGCCACCGCCGAGCCGTACGCCGACTACGTCGCCTCCCTGGGCCTGGACACCCGTAGCGACCTGGGCGGCCTCAACCTGTCGACCGTCCCCAAGGTCTTCATCGAGTGCGGCAACATGCGCAACGCCACCGACGCCCAGCGGATGACGGACCCTCAGTGGCGCCAGCGCGCGGCCCAGGGCCTGGCCGACGGCCTCACCGGCTTCCTGGCCGCCGGCGGCTGA
- a CDS encoding prenyltransferase: protein MTAHEGVATPRPLLLPGVLDGPQVAATVRSILAEQRPDGAIPWFTGGHLDPWDHTEAAMALDAAGEHAAAERAYRWLAQSQNPDGSWYAGYFEHGAAGVSNHAVETNFCAYVAVGVWHHHLTCGDDGFLDRMWPVVRRALDFTVGAQLPGGPIAWRLDEDGTPAGEALLTGSASILHALRCGLAIADYREEPQPDWELATGLLQHAVAAHPERFLDKGRYSMDWYYPVLGSALRSPAALRRIEADWDRFVVPGLGVRCVSDRPWVTGGESAELALALWAVGERERAVEILRWIQHLRHEDGSYWTGYVFEDDAIWPEERTTWTAGALLLAVAALGGDPATVAVFGAEQLPNGLAVQGCC from the coding sequence ATGACGGCGCACGAGGGGGTGGCCACCCCCCGGCCGCTGCTGCTGCCGGGCGTGCTGGACGGGCCGCAGGTGGCCGCCACGGTGCGCAGCATCCTGGCCGAGCAGCGTCCCGACGGCGCCATACCGTGGTTCACCGGCGGCCACCTCGACCCCTGGGACCACACCGAGGCCGCGATGGCGCTGGACGCGGCCGGCGAGCACGCCGCCGCCGAACGCGCCTACCGCTGGCTCGCGCAGAGCCAGAACCCGGACGGCTCCTGGTACGCGGGCTACTTCGAGCACGGCGCGGCCGGCGTCAGCAACCACGCGGTGGAGACCAACTTCTGCGCCTACGTGGCGGTCGGTGTCTGGCACCACCACCTGACCTGTGGCGACGACGGTTTCCTGGACCGGATGTGGCCGGTGGTCCGCCGCGCCCTGGACTTCACGGTCGGGGCCCAGCTGCCCGGCGGTCCGATCGCCTGGCGCCTGGACGAGGACGGCACCCCCGCGGGCGAGGCGCTGCTCACCGGCTCGGCCAGCATCCTGCACGCGCTGCGCTGCGGGCTGGCCATCGCCGACTACCGTGAAGAGCCCCAGCCGGACTGGGAGTTGGCCACCGGCCTGCTCCAGCACGCGGTGGCCGCGCACCCCGAACGGTTCCTGGACAAGGGCCGTTACTCGATGGACTGGTACTACCCCGTGCTCGGCAGCGCGCTGCGCTCCCCGGCCGCACTGCGCCGGATCGAGGCCGACTGGGACCGCTTCGTGGTGCCCGGACTCGGGGTGCGCTGCGTCAGCGACCGGCCCTGGGTCACCGGCGGCGAGAGTGCCGAACTCGCCCTCGCGCTCTGGGCGGTGGGCGAGCGCGAGCGCGCCGTGGAGATCCTGCGCTGGATCCAGCACCTGCGCCACGAGGACGGCTCCTACTGGACCGGCTACGTCTTCGAGGACGACGCCATCTGGCCCGAGGAGCGCACCACCTGGACGGCCGGCGCGCTGCTGCTCGCGGTCGCGGCGCTGGGCGGCGACCCGGCGACGGTGGCCGTCTTCGGGGCCGAGCAACTGCCGAACGGGCTCGCGGTGCAGGGCTGTTGCTGA
- a CDS encoding class I SAM-dependent methyltransferase → MLTVDFSRFPLAPGDRVLDLGCGGGRHAFECYRRGANVVALDQNAEEIAEVKRWFDAMAAAGEAPAGSSAVAMEGNALALPFEDESFDKIIISEVMEHIPDDKGVLGEMFRVLKPGGLLAVTVPRWLPEKICWALSDEYHEVEGGHIRIYRGDELLDKLREAGLNPYGTHHAHGLHAPYWWIKCAVGVNNDKALPVKAYHQLLVWDIVGTPVISKLTRAAEAALNPVIGKSFVAYASKPNRAGA, encoded by the coding sequence GTGCTGACCGTCGATTTCTCCCGCTTCCCACTCGCCCCAGGTGATCGGGTGCTCGACCTGGGCTGCGGCGGCGGCCGGCACGCGTTCGAGTGCTACCGCCGCGGTGCCAATGTGGTGGCACTGGATCAGAACGCCGAGGAGATCGCCGAGGTCAAGCGTTGGTTCGACGCGATGGCCGCGGCCGGTGAGGCCCCGGCCGGGTCGAGCGCGGTGGCCATGGAGGGCAACGCGCTGGCGTTGCCGTTCGAGGACGAGTCCTTTGACAAGATCATCATCTCCGAGGTGATGGAGCACATCCCCGACGACAAGGGTGTGCTGGGCGAGATGTTCCGGGTGCTCAAGCCCGGTGGGCTGCTCGCCGTGACGGTGCCGCGCTGGCTGCCCGAGAAGATCTGCTGGGCGCTCTCCGACGAGTACCACGAGGTCGAGGGCGGCCACATCCGGATCTACCGCGGTGACGAGCTGCTCGACAAGCTCCGTGAGGCCGGCCTCAACCCGTACGGCACGCACCACGCGCACGGGCTGCACGCGCCGTACTGGTGGATCAAGTGCGCGGTCGGCGTCAACAACGACAAGGCGCTGCCGGTCAAGGCCTACCACCAGCTGCTGGTCTGGGACATCGTCGGCACCCCGGTGATCAGCAAGCTCACCCGGGCCGCCGAGGCCGCGCTCAACCCGGTGATCGGCAAGAGCTTCGTCGCCTACGCCAGCAAGCCCAACCGGGCCGGCGCATGA
- a CDS encoding glycosyltransferase family 4 protein: MTGQPPSTADQRPLRIALLSYRGDPFCGGQGVYVRHLSRELARLGHHVDVIGAQPFPVLDEVEGPGSVRLVELPSLDLYRADDPFRTPAATELRGLVDALEVATMWTGGFPEPLTFSLRARQYLAAHRGRYDVVHDNQTLGYGLLGLARHGFPLVTTIHHPVTEDRRLELAAATTRLRRLSLRRWYAFTRMQRRVAARLDQIITVSGSSKAGIVEQLGAAPGAVSVVPIGADTRLWSPSEAVEVVPGRIVTTSSADVPLKGLVHLVEALAKVRTEREAHLVVVCKKQGQGPVADAVRRFDLERHIEFRTGLSDEELVDLYRSAEVACVPSLYEGFSLPAAEAMATGTPLVATTGGAIPEVAGPDQESCLAVPPGDAGALASALGRLLDDAELRARLGSAGRARVLAHFTWERAAELTAERYRAAIATGVGQRARAGAGWRYVV; the protein is encoded by the coding sequence ATGACGGGGCAGCCACCCTCCACGGCCGACCAGCGGCCGCTGCGGATCGCGCTGCTCTCCTACCGCGGTGACCCGTTCTGCGGCGGCCAGGGCGTCTACGTCCGCCACCTCTCCCGCGAACTGGCCCGGCTCGGCCACCACGTCGACGTGATCGGCGCGCAGCCCTTCCCGGTGCTGGACGAGGTCGAGGGCCCCGGCTCGGTGCGCCTGGTGGAGCTGCCCAGCCTGGACCTCTACCGCGCCGACGACCCGTTCCGCACCCCCGCGGCCACCGAGCTGCGCGGCCTGGTGGACGCGCTGGAGGTCGCCACCATGTGGACCGGAGGCTTCCCCGAGCCGCTGACCTTCTCGCTGCGGGCCCGCCAGTACCTGGCCGCCCACCGGGGTCGCTACGACGTGGTGCACGACAACCAGACCCTCGGCTACGGCCTGCTGGGCCTGGCCCGGCACGGCTTCCCGCTGGTCACCACGATCCACCACCCGGTCACCGAGGACCGTCGCCTGGAGCTGGCGGCGGCCACCACCCGGCTGCGCCGGCTCTCGCTGCGCCGCTGGTACGCCTTCACCCGGATGCAGCGCAGGGTCGCCGCCCGCCTGGATCAGATCATCACCGTCTCCGGCAGTTCCAAGGCCGGGATCGTCGAGCAGCTGGGCGCTGCCCCGGGCGCCGTCTCGGTGGTGCCGATCGGCGCGGACACCCGGCTCTGGTCGCCCTCGGAGGCGGTCGAGGTGGTGCCCGGACGGATCGTCACCACCTCCAGCGCGGACGTCCCGCTCAAGGGCCTGGTCCACCTGGTCGAGGCGCTCGCCAAGGTCCGCACCGAGCGCGAGGCCCACCTGGTGGTGGTCTGCAAGAAGCAGGGCCAGGGCCCGGTGGCGGACGCGGTGCGACGGTTCGACCTGGAGCGGCACATCGAGTTCCGCACCGGCCTGAGCGACGAGGAACTGGTCGACCTCTACCGCTCGGCCGAGGTGGCCTGCGTGCCCTCGCTCTACGAGGGCTTCTCGCTGCCGGCCGCCGAGGCGATGGCCACCGGCACCCCGCTGGTGGCCACCACCGGCGGGGCGATCCCCGAGGTGGCGGGCCCGGACCAGGAGAGCTGCCTGGCCGTGCCACCGGGCGACGCGGGCGCGCTGGCGAGCGCGCTCGGCCGGCTGCTGGACGATGCCGAGCTGCGCGCTCGGCTCGGCTCGGCGGGGCGGGCGCGGGTGCTGGCCCACTTCACCTGGGAGCGCGCCGCCGAACTGACCGCCGAGCGTTACCGCGCGGCCATCGCCACCGGTGTCGGGCAGCGCGCCCGGGCCGGCGCGGGCTGGCGCTACGTCGTCTGA
- a CDS encoding prenyltransferase/squalene oxidase repeat-containing protein produces MLTPARTGAAVLTATLLAGLAAGPALADAASSPSPSAPAAAASPSPVAPPAALYGKSDPSYDGVWRQAMALTALNSAKVTPSAEAVDWLTGQQCADGGWPSFRADAKSACVAATEDSNATAMAMQALVALGGHQAAVDKGVQWLKANQNTDGSWAYNPGSPGDADSTGLAVSALRAAGTDPTQVAKDGKTGLTALGTLQLGCAAPAEQRGAFAYQAPAAGQSLSANALATAQATLAVAGGSLPVAAGSPTGAAPKAPDCSTGTGAPSGASTESAAESASAYLAAQLAANGQHLMLSTPGAAAPSPDYSSTTWAVLSLVRAGHPQQAAGAVDWLAANGAAWTKGQAGPDAGATAALILAAQAAGRDPHSFGGTDLVKQLTDSGPAAQQSAAKDAKDAKKKSGFSLWLVGVGVLAGVGFGLLISMNRKRGQ; encoded by the coding sequence ATGCTCACGCCCGCCCGTACTGGCGCCGCCGTCCTGACCGCCACCCTGCTGGCGGGCCTGGCCGCCGGGCCCGCGTTGGCCGATGCCGCCTCCTCGCCCAGCCCCTCGGCCCCCGCGGCCGCGGCCTCGCCCTCGCCGGTGGCCCCGCCGGCCGCCCTGTACGGCAAGAGCGACCCCAGCTACGACGGCGTCTGGCGCCAGGCGATGGCGCTGACCGCGCTGAACAGCGCGAAGGTGACGCCCAGCGCCGAGGCCGTGGACTGGCTGACCGGTCAGCAGTGCGCGGACGGCGGCTGGCCCTCGTTCCGCGCGGACGCCAAGAGCGCCTGCGTCGCGGCCACCGAGGACAGCAATGCCACCGCGATGGCCATGCAGGCGCTGGTCGCGCTCGGCGGGCACCAGGCGGCGGTGGACAAGGGCGTGCAGTGGCTGAAGGCCAATCAGAACACCGACGGCAGCTGGGCCTACAACCCCGGCAGCCCGGGTGACGCCGACTCCACCGGCCTTGCCGTCAGCGCGCTGCGGGCCGCCGGCACCGACCCGACCCAGGTGGCCAAGGACGGCAAGACCGGCCTGACGGCGCTCGGCACCCTCCAGCTCGGCTGCGCCGCGCCCGCCGAGCAGCGCGGTGCCTTCGCCTACCAGGCGCCCGCCGCCGGGCAGTCGCTGAGCGCGAACGCGCTGGCCACCGCGCAGGCCACGCTCGCGGTGGCGGGCGGCTCGCTGCCGGTGGCCGCCGGCAGCCCGACCGGAGCCGCCCCCAAGGCGCCGGACTGCTCGACGGGCACGGGCGCGCCGAGCGGCGCTTCCACTGAGAGCGCCGCTGAGAGTGCCTCGGCCTACCTGGCCGCGCAGCTGGCCGCGAACGGGCAGCACCTGATGCTCAGCACGCCGGGTGCCGCCGCACCGAGCCCCGACTACAGCAGCACCACCTGGGCGGTGTTGAGCCTGGTGCGGGCCGGGCACCCGCAGCAGGCCGCCGGGGCGGTGGACTGGCTGGCCGCCAACGGCGCCGCCTGGACCAAGGGCCAGGCGGGCCCGGACGCCGGTGCCACCGCCGCGCTGATCCTGGCCGCGCAGGCCGCCGGTCGCGACCCGCACTCCTTCGGCGGCACCGACCTGGTCAAGCAGCTCACCGACAGCGGCCCCGCGGCACAGCAGAGCGCCGCCAAGGACGCCAAGGACGCCAAGAAGAAGAGCGGCTTCTCGCTCTGGCTGGTGGGCGTGGGCGTGCTGGCCGGGGTCGGCTTCGGCCTGCTGATCAGCATGAACCGCAAGCGCGGCCAGTGA
- a CDS encoding SCO2322 family protein has protein sequence MIGAPRSGPGRGAGLLALILLTALGTLTVLAGSAEAASYRYWSFWRGGEGGWTYQQQGPASYVPADGSVDGWRFALSPDGGQDAARPTSASATGFGALCADTPAKPGLKRVGVVLDFGTATDAPSETVPPKARTGCAQVRTEASSAEVLAALAPPLRYDSNGMLCAIAGYPAAGCGEVAGGGSTSGAAAKESGPNLGLAAGGALVALLGAGAIWQVRRRRRHP, from the coding sequence GTGATCGGGGCCCCTCGAAGCGGTCCGGGCCGCGGTGCGGGCCTGCTGGCCCTGATACTGCTGACCGCGCTCGGCACGCTGACCGTGCTGGCCGGCAGCGCCGAGGCGGCCAGCTACCGGTACTGGTCGTTCTGGCGTGGCGGCGAGGGCGGTTGGACCTACCAGCAGCAGGGCCCGGCGAGCTATGTTCCCGCCGACGGCTCGGTCGACGGCTGGCGCTTCGCGCTGAGCCCCGACGGCGGCCAGGACGCCGCCCGCCCCACCAGCGCGTCCGCCACCGGCTTCGGCGCCCTCTGCGCCGACACCCCGGCCAAGCCGGGCCTCAAGCGGGTCGGCGTCGTCCTGGACTTCGGCACGGCAACTGATGCACCGTCAGAAACCGTGCCGCCCAAGGCTCGTACCGGCTGCGCCCAGGTGCGGACGGAGGCCAGCTCGGCCGAGGTGCTGGCCGCGCTCGCGCCACCGCTGCGCTACGACAGCAACGGCATGCTCTGCGCCATCGCCGGCTACCCCGCCGCCGGCTGCGGCGAGGTGGCCGGCGGCGGCAGCACCAGTGGAGCCGCCGCCAAGGAGAGCGGCCCGAACCTCGGCCTGGCCGCCGGCGGCGCGCTGGTCGCCCTGCTCGGCGCCGGCGCCATCTGGCAGGTCCGGCGCCGACGCCGGCACCCCTGA
- a CDS encoding CbiQ family ECF transporter T component, giving the protein MAVTALRRAPRPLHPAAWWLWALGLAAAATRTTNPLLLLLIIAVAGYVVAVRRTEAPWARSYGTFLRLGLAVLVLRLLFTVLLGSPVPGTHTLLTLPQLPLPSWAQGVRIGGRVTLEALLFTLYDGLRLATLLICVGAANALASPARLLRLLPGALYEVGVAVVVAMSFAPNLVADVQRLRAARRLRGRPDRGLRSVLSVGLPVLESALERSVALAAAMDSRGFGRTAPVPRALARATAALTLIGLLGLCAAAYGLLAAGGALWALPVLVCSVAASAAGLALGGRRTVRTRYRPDRWGLPEWLVGGSGVAVAALVIWLATRTPAPFTPSVVPPSAPELPLAAALAVLLGLLPCITAPAPRPLTPTRPARTDSRKADRP; this is encoded by the coding sequence ATGGCCGTCACCGCCCTGCGCCGCGCCCCGCGCCCACTGCACCCCGCCGCCTGGTGGCTGTGGGCGCTGGGCCTGGCCGCGGCCGCCACCCGGACCACCAACCCGCTACTGCTGCTTCTGATCATCGCCGTCGCCGGCTACGTGGTCGCGGTGCGCCGCACCGAGGCGCCCTGGGCGCGTTCCTACGGCACCTTCCTGCGGCTGGGGCTGGCGGTGCTGGTGCTGCGGCTGCTGTTCACCGTCCTGCTCGGCTCGCCCGTCCCCGGCACCCACACGCTGCTGACACTCCCCCAACTGCCGCTTCCCAGCTGGGCCCAAGGGGTACGGATCGGCGGCCGGGTGACCTTGGAGGCACTGCTCTTCACGCTCTACGACGGGCTACGGCTGGCCACCTTGCTGATCTGCGTCGGCGCGGCGAACGCGCTCGCCTCCCCCGCCCGGCTGCTGCGGCTGCTGCCCGGCGCGCTCTACGAGGTGGGTGTGGCCGTGGTAGTGGCGATGTCCTTCGCGCCGAACCTGGTGGCGGACGTCCAACGGCTGCGCGCCGCCCGCCGGTTGCGCGGCCGCCCGGACCGCGGCCTGCGCTCGGTGCTCAGCGTCGGACTGCCGGTGCTGGAGAGTGCGCTGGAGCGCTCGGTGGCGCTGGCCGCCGCGATGGACAGCCGCGGCTTCGGCCGCACCGCGCCGGTGCCCCGCGCGCTGGCCCGGGCGACCGCCGCGCTCACCCTGATCGGCCTGCTGGGCCTGTGCGCGGCCGCCTACGGGCTGCTCGCCGCCGGCGGCGCGCTCTGGGCGCTGCCGGTGCTGGTCTGCTCGGTGGCCGCGAGCGCGGCCGGCCTCGCGCTGGGCGGCCGACGCACCGTACGGACCCGCTACCGCCCCGACCGCTGGGGGCTGCCGGAGTGGCTGGTCGGCGGCTCGGGGGTGGCGGTGGCCGCACTCGTGATCTGGCTCGCCACCCGCACCCCGGCCCCCTTCACGCCCTCGGTGGTCCCGCCGAGCGCACCCGAACTCCCACTGGCGGCGGCGCTGGCCGTGCTGCTCGGCCTACTGCCCTGCATCACCGCACCCGCCCCGCGCCCGCTGACGCCCACCCGCCCCGCCCGCACCGACTCCCGGAAGGCCGACCGCCCGTGA